Proteins encoded within one genomic window of Myxococcota bacterium:
- a CDS encoding outer membrane lipoprotein carrier protein LolA, which yields MSARRLCLALAALAALAAEPAQPARDLTLEDLLSHMRATHGVVAEFHEVKTLKLLDAPLESRGTLYFAPPDRLARVTREPAETKLVLDGGRMSFRDAAGGSDVDLSENPVARAFADNLMVLWRGDRAALESIYQLDFHADGSRWQLALSPRHSPLDQFLRSITLRGDGAEMREMEVLESDGDRTQTFFDKIDVAHEFGEDEARAVFGAGAAK from the coding sequence ATGAGCGCACGCCGCCTGTGCCTGGCGCTGGCGGCGCTCGCCGCGCTGGCCGCCGAGCCGGCCCAGCCGGCACGCGATCTCACGCTCGAGGACCTGCTGAGTCACATGCGCGCCACGCACGGCGTGGTGGCCGAGTTCCACGAAGTGAAGACGCTCAAGCTGCTCGACGCGCCGCTCGAGTCGCGCGGCACGCTGTACTTCGCGCCGCCCGACCGGCTGGCGCGGGTCACGCGCGAGCCGGCCGAGACCAAGCTCGTGCTCGACGGCGGGCGCATGAGCTTCCGCGACGCCGCGGGCGGCAGCGACGTGGACCTGTCGGAGAACCCGGTCGCGCGCGCGTTCGCCGACAACCTGATGGTGCTGTGGCGCGGCGACCGCGCGGCGCTCGAGTCGATCTACCAGCTCGACTTCCACGCCGACGGCTCGCGCTGGCAGCTCGCGCTCTCGCCCAGACACTCGCCGCTGGACCAGTTCCTGCGCTCCATCACGCTGCGCGGCGACGGCGCCGAGATGCGCGAGATGGAGGTGCTCGAGAGCGACGGCGACCGCACGCAGACCTTCTTCGACAAGATCGACGTCGCGCACGAGTTCGGCGAGGACGAGGCGCGTGCGGTGTTCGGAGCCGGGGCGGCGAAGTGA
- a CDS encoding MMPL family transporter: MSRGVRLGAWALLCAALALYGVRGLDFSTDILNFMPDGHGAELAQISRELARSDLARTMVLTLSADDPSRAVAAARELAETLRANPEVAWLRAGADPELLRSVYELYFPKRLYFLSQAPEQELPALLSDRGLKVQAERVRSSLALPMSTLLKRIVPEDPLGAFARQSERLRAGEPPLASQDGAFTTRDGRWAVLLLATRDSALDSTAQRPLLEAIDAALQSLRAKYGADLVLEKSGANRFAVDAEAGIRGDATFISWVSFVGVSLLSLVFFRSMLSLGMVMIPGVVGLLVAMALGIAIFGHLDGMTIGFGGSLIGVTIDYPTHVLILWSLSPKPESPWHVARRLTGSLVMAALTTMASFAGLAVTSFRGFRELGVFAVIGVGAAVVASLLLLPDLLPRKRRLQPVSAELARRLEPWVLALHEHRRLLALVPVAVLVLGAVGLPRLRWADDLSKIFRPNPVLQAEDERVFERVSNFDTGRFVLAIADDPATAVARNESVRARLGGLMRAGKLEGVRSFSDVFFPTELQERNLAQLRASPDLPARLERAFREAGFQPGTTAPFAAALAAPPPPLTLAELRASPLGELVSSQVMQLDGRTAVITYLRGLHDPDALRAALRDLEGVHYFEQRTFLNDLYSRYRDQTLRLVALGSAAVLLILVARYRDWRRATAAFLPSLLVPVIVLASYALFGVEANLMHAVSLLIVMGMGVDYGIFIVDSAEEGTEFGATLVSCLLCALTTVLSFGALAISSQPPLRAIGLTTGIGITLALVLAPVSLLLLRVGPKETPRA, translated from the coding sequence GTGAGTCGCGGCGTCCGGCTCGGCGCCTGGGCGCTGTTGTGCGCCGCGCTCGCGCTGTACGGCGTGCGCGGGCTCGACTTCTCGACCGACATCTTGAACTTCATGCCCGACGGCCACGGCGCGGAGCTGGCGCAGATCTCGCGCGAGCTCGCGCGCAGCGACCTGGCGCGCACCATGGTGCTCACGCTCTCGGCCGACGACCCGTCGCGCGCCGTGGCGGCCGCGCGCGAGCTGGCCGAGACACTGCGCGCGAACCCCGAGGTCGCCTGGCTGCGCGCGGGCGCCGACCCCGAGCTCCTGCGCAGCGTGTACGAGCTGTATTTCCCCAAGCGCCTGTACTTCCTGTCGCAGGCGCCCGAGCAGGAGCTGCCCGCGCTGCTCTCCGACCGGGGGCTGAAGGTCCAGGCGGAGCGCGTGCGCAGCTCGCTCGCGCTGCCCATGTCGACCTTGCTCAAGCGCATCGTGCCCGAGGACCCGCTGGGCGCGTTCGCGCGCCAGAGCGAGAGACTGCGCGCGGGCGAGCCGCCGCTCGCGAGTCAGGACGGCGCCTTCACCACGCGCGACGGGCGCTGGGCGGTGCTGTTGCTCGCGACCCGCGACTCGGCGCTCGACTCGACCGCGCAGCGCCCGTTGCTCGAGGCGATCGACGCGGCGCTCCAGTCGCTGCGCGCGAAATACGGCGCCGACCTCGTGCTCGAGAAGAGCGGCGCGAACCGCTTCGCGGTCGACGCCGAGGCCGGCATCCGCGGCGACGCCACGTTCATCTCGTGGGTGTCGTTCGTCGGTGTGTCGCTGCTCTCGCTGGTGTTCTTCCGCTCGATGCTGTCGCTGGGCATGGTGATGATTCCCGGCGTCGTGGGGCTCTTGGTCGCGATGGCGCTCGGGATCGCGATCTTCGGGCACCTGGACGGCATGACGATCGGCTTCGGCGGGTCGCTGATCGGAGTCACGATCGACTACCCGACCCACGTGCTGATCCTGTGGAGCCTGTCGCCCAAGCCCGAGTCGCCCTGGCACGTGGCGCGGCGACTCACCGGCTCGCTGGTCATGGCCGCGCTCACCACCATGGCCAGCTTCGCCGGGCTCGCGGTCACCTCGTTCCGCGGCTTCCGCGAGCTGGGAGTGTTCGCGGTGATCGGCGTCGGCGCCGCCGTCGTGGCGTCGCTCCTGCTCCTGCCCGACCTGCTGCCGCGCAAGCGCCGGCTGCAGCCGGTGTCGGCCGAGCTCGCGCGGCGCCTCGAGCCCTGGGTGCTCGCGCTGCACGAGCACCGGAGGCTCCTGGCGCTGGTGCCCGTGGCGGTGCTGGTGCTGGGCGCGGTCGGCCTGCCGCGCCTGCGCTGGGCCGACGACCTGTCGAAGATCTTCCGGCCCAACCCCGTGCTGCAGGCCGAGGACGAGCGCGTGTTCGAACGCGTGTCGAACTTCGACACCGGGCGCTTCGTGCTCGCGATCGCCGACGATCCGGCCACGGCCGTAGCGCGCAACGAGTCGGTGCGCGCGCGACTGGGCGGATTGATGCGCGCGGGCAAGCTCGAAGGCGTGCGCTCCTTCTCCGACGTGTTCTTCCCGACCGAGCTGCAGGAGCGCAACCTCGCGCAGCTGCGCGCGAGCCCCGACCTTCCGGCACGGCTCGAGCGCGCGTTCCGCGAGGCGGGCTTCCAGCCGGGCACCACGGCGCCCTTTGCCGCGGCGCTGGCCGCGCCGCCGCCACCCCTGACACTCGCCGAGCTGCGGGCGTCGCCGCTGGGCGAGCTGGTGAGCTCGCAGGTCATGCAGCTCGACGGCCGCACGGCGGTGATCACCTATCTGCGCGGCTTGCACGACCCCGACGCGCTGCGCGCCGCGCTTCGGGACCTCGAGGGCGTGCACTACTTCGAGCAGCGCACCTTCCTGAACGACCTGTACTCGCGCTACCGCGACCAGACGCTGCGGCTCGTGGCGCTGGGCAGCGCGGCGGTGCTCTTGATCCTGGTCGCGCGCTACCGTGACTGGCGGCGCGCCACCGCGGCATTCCTGCCGTCGTTGCTCGTGCCGGTGATCGTGCTGGCCAGCTACGCGCTCTTCGGGGTCGAGGCGAACCTGATGCACGCGGTGAGTCTCTTGATCGTGATGGGCATGGGCGTCGACTACGGCATCTTCATCGTCGACAGCGCAGAGGAGGGCACGGAGTTCGGCGCGACGCTGGTGTCGTGTCTCTTGTGCGCGCTCACCACGGTGCTTTCCTTCGGGGCGCTGGCGATCTCGAGTCAGCCGCCGCTGCGCGCGATCGGACTCACGACGGGCATCGGCATCACGCTCGCGCTCGTGCTCGCGCCGGTCTCGCTCCTCTTGCTCCGGGTCGGGCCCAAGGAGACGCCGCGTGCCTAG
- a CDS encoding DUF3261 domain-containing protein yields the protein MPRRGLMLVAVLAAACKTPAPVEMVMHPPPELSDCPGDLRSTEEIEGDWLVHERIHVVGGGVDESYGLVLQKTGPRLVLLALTPFGAKAFSVTQIGLQTWTESYLGPILPVPPQNVLRDVHRAHFRIVDDPGLDPRAVTRDADGAVKIVAASCGYESTLAPISANLLPPPH from the coding sequence GTGCCTAGGCGGGGCCTGATGCTCGTGGCCGTGCTCGCCGCGGCCTGCAAGACGCCGGCGCCGGTCGAGATGGTCATGCACCCGCCGCCCGAGCTCTCGGACTGCCCGGGCGACCTGCGCTCCACCGAGGAGATCGAGGGCGACTGGCTGGTGCACGAGCGCATCCACGTGGTGGGCGGCGGCGTCGACGAGTCGTACGGCCTGGTGCTGCAGAAGACCGGTCCGCGGCTCGTGCTGCTGGCGCTGACTCCGTTCGGCGCCAAGGCCTTCTCGGTCACCCAGATCGGCCTGCAGACCTGGACCGAGAGCTATCTCGGGCCGATCCTGCCCGTCCCGCCCCAGAACGTGCTGCGCGACGTGCACCGCGCGCACTTCCGCATCGTCGACGATCCCGGGCTCGACCCGCGCGCCGTGACCCGCGACGCGGACGGCGCGGTGAAGATCGTCGCGGCGTCGTGCGGCTACGAGTCCACGCTCGCGCCGATCAGCGCGAACCTGCTCCCGCCGCCTCACTGA
- a CDS encoding fatty acid--CoA ligase family protein — translation MSETVLDRIRAHAARDPAHPALVSGGAVAERIGYGELLARVDALAARLRAAGVTRAQRVGLVAEQGAGFIELALAILAADACLVPIASDHTGAVLDEFAERARLHAIVLEREGAARFALVTRADVPAVDGAGEREFAALRPAYLRFTSGTTARRKGVILGHAAVLARLDAANRGLGIGPADRILWLLPMAHHFVVSILLYLRHGATILLPAGSLARPILELAAGERASVLYASPYHMNLLAKDASGIGLADLRLAISTAEGLRPETARAFAARFARPVAQALGIIEVGLPVLNLRSAERKPDSLGRPLPDYDVWLRGEDGQPVAPPTSPDKTGEICIRGPGLFDAYLDPWTPARAVLEPDGFRTGDQGYFDADGELYLVGRRANRINMAGMKFFSEEVEAVIDAHPRVRRSRVSGREHAHLGEIPVAEIEPVDPAQPPTRAELTAHCRERLPAYKIPREFKLVESLPETATGKLARGVSEAAGAGSR, via the coding sequence ATGAGCGAGACCGTCCTCGACCGGATCCGCGCCCACGCCGCGCGCGACCCCGCGCACCCGGCGCTGGTCTCGGGCGGGGCCGTGGCCGAGCGCATCGGCTACGGGGAGCTGCTGGCGCGCGTCGATGCGCTGGCCGCGCGCCTGCGCGCCGCCGGAGTGACTCGCGCGCAGCGCGTGGGGCTGGTGGCGGAGCAGGGCGCGGGCTTCATCGAGCTGGCGCTCGCGATCCTCGCGGCCGACGCGTGTCTCGTGCCGATCGCGTCCGACCACACCGGCGCCGTGCTCGACGAGTTCGCCGAGCGCGCGCGCCTGCACGCGATCGTGCTCGAGCGCGAGGGCGCCGCGCGCTTCGCGCTCGTGACCCGCGCCGACGTGCCCGCGGTCGACGGCGCGGGCGAGCGCGAGTTCGCGGCGCTGCGGCCGGCGTATCTGCGCTTCACGTCGGGCACCACGGCGCGCCGCAAGGGGGTGATCCTCGGCCACGCGGCCGTGCTGGCGCGGCTCGACGCCGCGAACCGCGGGCTCGGCATCGGCCCGGCCGACCGGATCCTGTGGCTGCTGCCGATGGCGCACCACTTCGTGGTCTCGATCCTCCTGTATCTCCGCCACGGCGCGACGATCCTGCTGCCGGCCGGGTCGCTCGCGCGGCCGATCCTCGAGCTCGCCGCCGGCGAGCGCGCAAGCGTGCTGTACGCCTCGCCGTACCACATGAACCTGCTCGCGAAGGACGCCTCGGGCATCGGGCTCGCCGACCTGCGGCTCGCGATCTCCACCGCGGAAGGCCTGAGGCCCGAGACCGCGCGCGCCTTCGCCGCACGCTTCGCGCGCCCGGTGGCGCAAGCGCTCGGCATCATCGAGGTCGGGCTGCCGGTCCTGAACCTTCGTTCCGCCGAGCGCAAGCCGGACTCACTGGGCCGGCCGCTGCCCGACTACGACGTGTGGCTGCGCGGCGAGGACGGCCAGCCCGTCGCGCCGCCGACCTCGCCCGACAAGACCGGCGAGATCTGCATCCGCGGACCGGGTCTGTTCGACGCCTATCTCGACCCGTGGACCCCGGCGCGCGCGGTGCTCGAGCCCGACGGCTTCCGCACCGGCGACCAGGGCTACTTCGACGCCGACGGCGAGCTGTATCTCGTGGGCCGGCGCGCGAACCGCATCAACATGGCCGGCATGAAGTTCTTCAGCGAAGAGGTCGAGGCGGTGATCGACGCGCATCCGCGCGTGCGGCGCAGCCGCGTGTCGGGCCGCGAGCACGCGCACCTGGGCGAGATCCCGGTGGCCGAGATCGAGCCGGTGGACCCCGCGCAGCCGCCCACGCGCGCCGAGCTCACGGCCCACTGCCGCGAGCGCCTGCCCGCCTACAAGATCCCGCGTGAGTTCAAGCTCGTCGAGTCACTGCCCGAGACCGCGACCGGGAAGCTGGCCCGCGGCGTCAGTGAGGCGGCGGGAGCAGGTTCGCGCTGA
- a CDS encoding FAD-dependent oxidoreductase — TPSEDSLLRVRAAGAVSELAAGVVVDASGDAAAAALGGAATEQSPPEELQCPSYVFRLDGVDTSQLVGFARLKLGAALAGGVRAGTLPPGADAIVVRASGRPGEVFATLNLPRPAGEPWAPLDPECLARMERGARATAEAIASFLRDTRPAFARARLAEHPGRLGVRETRRIAGSVRLSAEDVLAGRRRDDEVALSTWPIELWQDHRRPVFEQPAGACSVPLGALVSRTHPRLGAAGRCLSATHEALGALRVIGTALATGEAIGAAAALAADRGKALAEVAPSEVRSQIHGP; from the coding sequence GCACGCCGTCCGAGGACTCGCTGCTGCGCGTGCGCGCGGCGGGCGCAGTCTCGGAGCTCGCGGCCGGCGTCGTGGTCGACGCGAGCGGCGACGCGGCCGCGGCCGCGCTCGGGGGCGCGGCCACCGAGCAGTCACCGCCCGAGGAGCTGCAGTGCCCCTCGTACGTGTTCCGGCTCGACGGCGTCGACACCTCGCAGCTGGTCGGCTTCGCGCGGCTGAAGCTCGGAGCCGCGCTCGCCGGCGGCGTGCGCGCGGGCACGCTGCCGCCCGGCGCCGACGCGATCGTGGTGCGCGCGAGCGGCCGTCCGGGCGAGGTGTTCGCGACCTTGAACCTGCCGCGGCCCGCAGGCGAGCCCTGGGCGCCGCTCGACCCCGAGTGTCTCGCGCGCATGGAGCGCGGGGCGCGCGCCACGGCGGAGGCGATCGCGAGCTTCCTGCGAGACACGCGGCCGGCGTTCGCGCGCGCGCGGCTGGCCGAGCACCCGGGCCGGCTGGGCGTGCGCGAGACGCGCCGCATCGCGGGCAGCGTGCGACTCAGCGCCGAGGACGTGCTCGCCGGCCGCCGCCGCGACGACGAGGTCGCGCTGTCCACCTGGCCGATCGAGCTCTGGCAGGACCACCGCCGCCCGGTGTTCGAGCAGCCCGCCGGCGCGTGCTCGGTGCCGCTGGGCGCGCTCGTGTCGCGCACGCACCCGCGCCTGGGCGCCGCGGGCCGCTGTCTGTCGGCGACTCACGAAGCGCTGGGCGCCCTGCGCGTGATCGGCACCGCGCTCGCCACCGGCGAGGCGATCGGCGCCGCGGCCGCGCTCGCGGCCGACCGCGGCAAGGCGCTGGCCGAGGTTGCGCCGTCCGAGGTTCGCTCCCAGATTCACGGGCCATGA